A genomic window from Streptomyces mirabilis includes:
- a CDS encoding lysozyme, which produces MPVHRSGTPNRLRLLAPGTLLAAFSLLCALSAPPSSAADTPARGSARLGMGVLAHDGQAGTPTTGDATQTEGVDVSGYQGNVAWSTLWSSGVKWAYTKATEGTYYTNPYFAQQYNGSYNVGMIRGAYHFATPDTTSGATQANYFVDHGGGWSGDGRTLPGTLDIEWNPYGAACYGKTQSAMVSWISSFLAQYKARTGRDAVIYTATSWWSDCTGNYGGFASANPLWIARYAADPGALPAGWAYYTMWQYTSSGPTVGDHDKFNGGLDRVQALANG; this is translated from the coding sequence ATGCCCGTGCACAGATCCGGAACGCCGAACCGCCTGCGCCTGCTCGCGCCGGGAACCCTGCTCGCCGCCTTCTCCCTGCTCTGCGCCCTCTCCGCCCCGCCCTCCTCGGCCGCCGACACACCCGCCCGGGGCTCGGCCCGCCTGGGCATGGGCGTCCTCGCGCACGACGGCCAGGCCGGCACGCCCACCACCGGTGACGCCACCCAGACGGAAGGCGTGGACGTCAGCGGCTACCAGGGCAACGTCGCCTGGTCGACCCTGTGGAGCAGCGGGGTCAAGTGGGCCTACACCAAGGCCACCGAGGGGACCTACTACACGAACCCCTACTTCGCCCAGCAGTACAACGGCTCGTACAACGTCGGCATGATCCGCGGCGCGTACCACTTCGCGACCCCCGACACGACGAGCGGCGCCACCCAGGCCAACTACTTCGTGGACCACGGCGGCGGCTGGTCCGGTGACGGCAGGACGCTGCCGGGCACGCTCGACATCGAGTGGAACCCGTACGGGGCCGCCTGCTACGGCAAGACCCAGAGCGCGATGGTCAGCTGGATCAGCAGCTTCCTGGCCCAGTACAAGGCGCGCACCGGCCGGGACGCCGTGATCTACACGGCGACCAGCTGGTGGAGCGACTGCACCGGCAACTACGGCGGCTTCGCCTCCGCCAACCCCCTGTGGATCGCCCGTTACGCCGCCGACCCCGGCGCGCTGCCGGCCGGCTGGGCGTACTACACGATGTGGCAGTACACCTCGTCCGGACCGACGGTCGGTGACCACGACAAGTTCAACGGCGGGCTGGACCGGGTGCAGGCGCTGGCCAACGGCTGA
- a CDS encoding MarR family winged helix-turn-helix transcriptional regulator, protein MREDRNGGRRPAGLDGPGRGVDQPAAHGGPDPEFLSLERELTVFLRRARANQGEMAREVHPDLESAAYGLLVRLDEWGRQRATELAAYIGVGKATMSRQLRALEELGLVAREPDPADGRAWLVHLTEEGRGRVGQVREARRARYVSELAHWDPHEVAELARLLHQLNLGMEK, encoded by the coding sequence GTGCGCGAGGACAGGAACGGAGGCCGACGTCCGGCCGGCCTCGACGGGCCGGGCAGGGGTGTGGACCAGCCCGCCGCGCACGGCGGCCCGGACCCGGAGTTCCTCTCCCTGGAGCGCGAGTTGACCGTGTTCCTGCGCCGTGCCCGCGCCAACCAGGGTGAGATGGCCCGTGAGGTCCATCCGGACCTGGAGTCCGCCGCGTACGGACTCCTCGTACGCCTCGACGAGTGGGGCCGCCAGCGCGCCACCGAACTGGCCGCCTACATCGGCGTCGGCAAGGCCACCATGTCCCGCCAGCTGCGCGCCCTGGAGGAGCTCGGCCTCGTCGCCCGTGAGCCCGACCCCGCCGACGGCCGTGCCTGGCTCGTCCACCTCACCGAGGAGGGCCGCGGCCGGGTCGGCCAGGTGCGCGAGGCCCGGCGCGCCCGGTACGTGAGTGAGCTCGCCCACTGGGATCCTCACGAGGTCGCGGAGCTGGCGCGGCTGCTGCACCAGCTGAACCTCGGCATGGAGAAGTAG
- a CDS encoding MarR family transcriptional regulator, whose amino-acid sequence MDEEFPALERELTLLLRRARASSGEMAREVHPDLEASAYGLLFRLDECGRQRATELAAYIGVGKATMSRQLHALEELGLVAREPDPVDGRAWLVRLTDEGRHRFRTVREARRARYVRELAGWDPREVAELARLLHQLNRGMEK is encoded by the coding sequence GTGGACGAGGAATTCCCCGCGCTGGAGCGGGAGCTGACCCTGCTGCTGCGGCGCGCCCGGGCCAGTTCCGGCGAGATGGCCCGAGAGGTCCACCCCGACCTGGAGGCCTCCGCGTACGGGCTCCTCTTCCGCCTCGACGAGTGCGGCCGTCAGCGCGCCACCGAACTGGCCGCGTACATCGGCGTCGGCAAGGCCACGATGTCCCGTCAGCTCCATGCCCTGGAGGAGCTCGGTCTGGTCGCCCGTGAGCCCGATCCCGTCGACGGGCGTGCCTGGCTCGTCCGTCTCACGGACGAGGGCCGGCACCGGTTCCGTACGGTGCGGGAGGCGCGCCGGGCACGGTACGTCCGTGAACTCGCGGGCTGGGACCCGCGCGAGGTCGCCGAACTGGCCCGGTTGCTCCACCAGCTGAACCGGGGCATGGAGAAGTAA
- a CDS encoding protein phosphatase 2C domain-containing protein: MRTELVSEPGDPARPNEDFASVGLPASGQGGSLVVLDGVTPPPGDDGCLHSVHWFSAHLGGALTELSVSRRDLTLAEILSRSIRRASEAHSDTCDLSHPRTPQATVVLARWSADLVEYLVLSDSALLLESPAGEVTPVLDDRLTRVPRASLASDVIADATVRNKEGGFFTAAADPSVAARAVTGTVPRAEVRALAALTDGATRWVEKFGEGDWGGLFTVVRKEGAQSLVDRVRTLERADAEARARLRRSKTHDDATVVFVEW, translated from the coding sequence ATGCGCACCGAACTCGTCTCAGAGCCGGGCGACCCGGCCCGCCCCAATGAGGACTTCGCATCGGTCGGCCTTCCGGCGTCAGGACAAGGAGGATCACTGGTCGTCCTCGACGGCGTGACTCCCCCGCCGGGCGACGACGGCTGTCTGCATTCCGTCCACTGGTTCTCCGCACACCTCGGCGGAGCCCTGACCGAACTGTCCGTTTCCCGCCGGGATCTGACCTTGGCGGAGATCCTTTCCCGGTCCATCCGGCGCGCTTCCGAGGCCCACTCCGACACCTGTGACCTTTCTCACCCGCGCACGCCGCAGGCAACCGTGGTCCTCGCCCGCTGGTCGGCCGACCTCGTCGAGTACCTGGTCCTCTCGGACTCCGCCCTTTTGCTGGAGTCCCCCGCGGGCGAGGTGACACCGGTCCTGGACGACCGCCTCACCCGTGTCCCCCGCGCCTCTCTCGCCTCGGACGTGATCGCCGACGCGACCGTCCGCAACAAGGAGGGGGGCTTCTTCACGGCCGCCGCCGATCCCTCGGTCGCGGCCCGGGCTGTGACGGGGACCGTGCCCCGGGCCGAGGTCCGTGCCCTGGCCGCCCTGACGGACGGGGCGACCCGTTGGGTGGAGAAGTTCGGGGAGGGCGACTGGGGCGGCCTGTTCACCGTCGTCCGCAAGGAGGGCGCCCAGTCCCTCGTGGACCGCGTACGGACTCTGGAGCGGGCCGACGCCGAGGCGCGGGCACGGCTGAGGCGGAGCAAGACGCACGACGACGCGACGGTGGTCTTCGTGGAGTGGTGA